In Symmachiella dynata, the following are encoded in one genomic region:
- the map gene encoding type I methionyl aminopeptidase — MQKRNIPLLNEEQRESMRRASRFNAQLMDFIRPQVLPGVTTGAIDQLVAEYTRDHGHTPACLGYHGFPKTICTSINEVICHGIPDDTVLTEGDIVNVDLTTIVDGWYGDQSETILIGNVSDETRNLVQVTFDSLYAAINVLQPGSKVIEIGRAIAKAVRPHGYSIVRDYQGHGIGQGFHQDPGVPHYPTPGARFQILRPGVCFTIEPMINQGRVETVLDKSDGWTVRTRDGKLSAQFEHTILMTEEGPEILTRTEHGPQEGHRF; from the coding sequence ATGCAAAAGCGGAATATACCGTTACTGAATGAAGAACAACGCGAATCGATGCGTCGGGCGTCGCGATTCAATGCCCAGTTAATGGATTTTATTCGCCCGCAGGTCTTACCGGGAGTCACAACCGGTGCCATTGACCAGCTGGTCGCAGAGTACACCCGCGACCATGGGCACACGCCTGCCTGTTTGGGATATCACGGGTTTCCCAAGACGATTTGCACCAGTATCAATGAAGTCATCTGTCACGGCATCCCGGATGACACTGTGTTGACCGAAGGGGATATCGTCAACGTCGATCTGACAACCATCGTCGACGGCTGGTACGGCGACCAATCGGAAACCATCTTGATTGGCAACGTTTCGGACGAAACGCGAAATCTGGTGCAGGTCACCTTCGATAGTCTGTATGCGGCCATCAATGTCCTGCAACCGGGCAGCAAAGTGATTGAAATCGGCCGCGCGATTGCCAAAGCTGTGCGACCGCACGGTTATTCGATTGTGCGCGACTACCAAGGACATGGCATCGGCCAGGGATTTCATCAGGACCCCGGCGTTCCGCACTACCCGACCCCGGGAGCGCGATTCCAAATCTTGCGGCCGGGCGTCTGCTTCACCATCGAACCGATGATCAATCAAGGCCGGGTGGAGACCGTGTTGGACAAATCAGACGGCTGGACCGTTCGCACCAGAGACGGCAAACTTTCCGCACAGTTTGAGCACACAATCCTCATGACCGAGGAAGGCCCAGAAATCCTGACCCGGACCGAGCACGGCCCACAAGAAGGCCACCGTTTTTAA
- a CDS encoding DUF1028 domain-containing protein yields MPRQIPILVTFLFAAVGCDAQQQAPSRAASTAVAPHGITATFSIVAVDPETGICGAAVASKYPAVGKVVPYVRPGVGAFCTQHWHEPAWGERALDLLEAGQAPEEVLATLLKDDPRREQRQLAIIDIQGRAANRNPSAASQPSLYWGGMTGRYYACQGNTLAGREVVVAMAKAYEETEGSLTDRLMAALVAADCAGGDHRGRLAAGIRVAKKDHAGYWFELYVDESDDAVAELAKKYQETTHAAKGRWPGAAPCPKRFKNTRPPTAD; encoded by the coding sequence ATGCCACGACAAATACCGATCCTGGTCACTTTCCTGTTCGCTGCTGTGGGTTGTGACGCCCAGCAACAGGCGCCGTCGCGAGCGGCTTCCACCGCTGTCGCGCCGCACGGAATCACTGCCACATTTTCGATTGTGGCGGTCGATCCCGAAACCGGAATCTGCGGCGCAGCTGTGGCGAGCAAGTATCCGGCGGTGGGCAAAGTCGTTCCGTATGTCCGTCCCGGTGTGGGAGCGTTTTGCACGCAACACTGGCACGAACCGGCTTGGGGCGAACGGGCGTTGGATTTATTGGAAGCGGGCCAAGCCCCGGAGGAGGTCTTGGCCACACTCTTGAAAGACGATCCGCGGCGAGAACAACGGCAGTTGGCGATCATCGACATTCAAGGCCGCGCCGCCAATCGCAATCCGTCAGCCGCCAGTCAGCCAAGCCTGTACTGGGGCGGCATGACCGGACGATACTATGCCTGCCAAGGCAACACGCTGGCCGGTCGAGAAGTCGTGGTGGCTATGGCGAAAGCGTATGAGGAGACCGAAGGGAGTTTAACCGACCGTTTGATGGCGGCGCTCGTTGCGGCCGATTGTGCCGGCGGCGACCACCGCGGTCGGCTGGCAGCGGGGATTCGCGTGGCGAAAAAGGACCATGCTGGGTATTGGTTCGAGCTATACGTCGACGAAAGTGACGACGCCGTGGCCGAGTTGGCTAAAAAGTATCAGGAGACCACACACGCAGCCAAAGGGAGATGGCCCGGCGCCGCCCCCTGCCCCAAACGCTTCAAAAACACCCGCCCCCCGACAGCAGACTAA
- a CDS encoding amidohydrolase family protein: MRHALLVIGMIVFAHSHLPAEEPAAKPKTKRLYLDEFRPKSQLKAPQHILKRAKFPCVNVHTHPGKLSEKELDEMVAAMDASNIAVSVSLDGKMGSKLSEQLELYRRRHPGRFVIFVRMDYRGDGEEDKPETWAVNQPGFGLRMADGLSDAVKRGASGLKLTKMLGLYLRGPDGKLLKVDDPRFDPVWQRAGELGVPVLWHASDPIAFFQKTDEYNERWEELYRHPEWSFYGEEFPAHQDVIDARNRVIARHPQTTFICAHMADIPEDLAKLGTYLDRYPNMMVEIAARVAELGRQPYTARKFFLKYSDRILFGTDGVPPVSELIPHWRFLETWDEDFPYEDNPFPPQGFWNIYGLGLPDDVLRKVYYENALRIIPGLKVPGVEK, encoded by the coding sequence ATGCGTCACGCGCTGCTTGTGATCGGGATGATTGTTTTCGCTCACAGCCACCTGCCGGCCGAGGAACCCGCCGCTAAGCCTAAGACGAAACGGTTGTATCTGGATGAGTTCCGGCCCAAAAGCCAACTCAAGGCGCCGCAGCATATTCTGAAGCGGGCCAAGTTTCCCTGCGTGAATGTGCATACGCATCCCGGGAAGTTGAGTGAAAAAGAACTCGACGAAATGGTGGCAGCCATGGACGCATCAAACATCGCCGTCAGCGTCAGCTTGGATGGCAAGATGGGTTCGAAACTTTCGGAGCAGTTGGAGCTCTACCGGCGGCGGCATCCGGGACGATTTGTGATCTTTGTGCGGATGGACTATCGCGGCGACGGTGAGGAAGACAAACCCGAAACTTGGGCCGTCAACCAACCGGGATTCGGATTGCGGATGGCTGACGGTTTGTCGGATGCGGTCAAACGAGGGGCGTCGGGACTGAAACTGACAAAAATGTTGGGGCTGTATCTGCGCGGGCCTGACGGAAAACTGTTGAAGGTTGACGATCCGCGGTTTGATCCTGTTTGGCAACGGGCAGGCGAACTGGGTGTGCCGGTCCTGTGGCACGCGTCGGATCCAATCGCCTTTTTTCAGAAAACTGACGAATACAACGAACGCTGGGAAGAATTGTATCGGCATCCCGAGTGGAGTTTTTACGGCGAGGAGTTTCCCGCCCATCAGGATGTGATCGATGCCCGCAACCGCGTCATCGCACGGCATCCCCAGACGACTTTCATCTGCGCTCACATGGCCGATATCCCCGAGGATTTGGCAAAGCTGGGAACGTATCTGGATCGGTATCCCAACATGATGGTCGAGATCGCTGCCCGCGTCGCTGAATTGGGCCGGCAACCTTATACGGCGCGCAAGTTTTTCCTAAAATACTCCGACCGCATCCTCTTCGGCACCGACGGCGTCCCTCCCGTTTCAGAGTTGATTCCGCATTGGCGGTTTCTGGAAACTTGGGACGAAGACTTTCCCTACGAAGACAACCCGTTTCCCCCGCAAGGCTTTTGGAACATCTACGGCCTGGGCCTGCCGGATGACGTGTTACGCAAGGTGTATTACGAAAACGCCCTGCGGATCATTCCAGGGCTGAAGGTGCCGGGGGTGGAAAAGTGA
- a CDS encoding succinylglutamate desuccinylase/aspartoacylase family protein, whose product MNQPITLQTHTIVGTETDAEGETIERPGPHLLITGGVHGDEYEPMVAIRRLMEEFDPATLKGRVTLVPLVNEPAFACRSRTAEDGLDLARVCPGNPEGSETERIAVALSELIRSADFYIDLHTGGVRYEILSLVGYGLHEDETVLNHQREMARAFNMPIIWGTSARHEGRSLSVARDAGIPALYTEFTGGAKCSEGGVQMLRDGCLNVARYLGMLERTIPDSLVEYIVEDDRDDSGHLQTQMPAPADGFFETRVRLGDFVEKNQIIGKVFDPLGQRGINVAAPHDGMVLMLQTFPAATAGESLGAILPISGPGEVFYEHEGA is encoded by the coding sequence ATGAACCAGCCGATCACGTTGCAAACCCATACCATTGTGGGAACGGAGACCGACGCCGAAGGGGAGACCATCGAGCGCCCCGGTCCGCACCTGCTGATTACCGGCGGGGTCCATGGCGACGAATACGAACCGATGGTGGCCATCCGCCGTCTGATGGAAGAGTTTGATCCCGCAACGCTCAAAGGACGCGTGACCTTGGTCCCGCTGGTGAATGAGCCGGCATTTGCCTGCCGCTCGCGAACGGCGGAGGATGGTCTGGATTTGGCCCGCGTCTGTCCGGGAAATCCGGAAGGCTCTGAAACCGAGCGGATTGCCGTGGCGCTGAGCGAATTGATTCGCAGTGCGGATTTTTATATCGATCTGCATACCGGCGGCGTGCGGTATGAAATACTCTCTCTCGTTGGGTATGGATTGCATGAGGATGAAACGGTCCTCAATCACCAGCGAGAAATGGCGCGGGCATTTAACATGCCGATCATTTGGGGCACCAGCGCTCGCCATGAAGGCCGCTCGCTTTCGGTGGCCCGTGACGCCGGCATTCCCGCGCTTTACACCGAATTCACCGGCGGCGCGAAGTGTTCCGAAGGCGGGGTGCAGATGTTACGCGACGGGTGTTTGAACGTGGCCCGCTACTTGGGCATGCTGGAACGGACGATTCCCGACTCGCTCGTTGAATACATTGTCGAAGATGACCGCGACGATAGCGGACACCTGCAAACACAAATGCCCGCACCGGCCGATGGATTTTTTGAAACCCGCGTGCGACTGGGCGACTTCGTTGAGAAGAATCAAATCATCGGCAAGGTGTTCGATCCCTTGGGACAACGGGGCATTAACGTGGCCGCTCCCCATGACGGCATGGTGTTGATGCTGCAAACCTTTCCCGCAGCCACCGCCGGCGAATCGCTCGGCGCGATCCTCCCGATCAGCGGTCCGGGCGAGGTCTTTTATGAGCATGAGGGAGCGTAA
- a CDS encoding putative quinol monooxygenase, producing MIHVLATIEVVDGKRDEFLKHFNELVPQVLAEEGCIAYGPAVDLQTNLPVQPPVRPNIVTVIEQWDDLSALEAHLMAPHMVAFRDVVKDLVIETIVGVLEPA from the coding sequence ATGATTCACGTACTTGCCACCATTGAAGTCGTTGACGGAAAACGGGATGAGTTTTTGAAGCACTTTAATGAACTCGTGCCCCAAGTGCTCGCCGAAGAGGGGTGTATTGCCTATGGGCCGGCCGTTGATTTGCAGACGAATCTTCCGGTCCAACCGCCCGTGCGACCGAATATTGTGACGGTCATCGAACAATGGGACGACTTGTCCGCACTGGAAGCGCACTTGATGGCGCCGCACATGGTTGCTTTTCGCGACGTGGTCAAGGATCTGGTGATCGAGACGATCGTCGGTGTGCTGGAACCGGCATAA
- a CDS encoding polysaccharide deacetylase family protein yields the protein MPLPSSRVSRRQFLAGSMAAGAAVMCGGLSGAAAPVGRGIPAAKRRELAADESKALITITLDLEMSRHYPKRGMMEWDFQKGNLDDATKAYSVAAAEKAAAKGGFIHFFCVGRVLEHKSVDWLNTLIQGGHPIGNHTYDHVYVLASTPEEAQFRFRRSPWLAQGKTTAELIEENIRITTVAMQDRLKIDPDGFRTPGGFQTALDGRADIQQMLLDQGFSWVSCKYPAHEAGEEHQEPTAAVYESIVAAQAAAQPYVYPSGLVEVPMSPISDVNAFRTKFWKLEYFKKAIRQGVEWAIENRACYDFLAHPSCLVVEDPQAETIQMICDIVNDAGDKAVIVDCDTIAERARLRHKPSAENK from the coding sequence ATGCCCCTGCCCTCCTCTCGAGTTTCGCGTCGCCAATTTCTTGCCGGTTCGATGGCGGCTGGGGCGGCGGTGATGTGTGGGGGATTATCGGGGGCGGCTGCGCCGGTCGGGCGGGGGATTCCTGCTGCAAAGCGGCGCGAATTGGCGGCCGATGAAAGTAAGGCGTTGATTACGATCACGCTCGATTTGGAAATGAGCCGGCATTATCCCAAGCGGGGGATGATGGAATGGGACTTTCAAAAAGGGAATCTGGATGATGCCACCAAAGCCTATTCCGTGGCTGCCGCCGAAAAAGCCGCAGCCAAAGGGGGCTTTATCCATTTTTTCTGTGTGGGCCGGGTACTGGAACACAAAAGCGTGGATTGGCTCAATACGTTGATCCAAGGCGGGCATCCGATCGGCAATCACACCTACGATCATGTCTATGTGTTGGCCTCGACACCGGAGGAAGCGCAGTTTCGGTTTCGCCGCTCCCCATGGCTGGCGCAAGGCAAAACCACAGCGGAGCTGATTGAAGAAAACATCCGCATCACCACCGTCGCCATGCAGGACCGGTTGAAGATCGATCCGGACGGTTTTCGCACGCCGGGCGGGTTTCAGACCGCGCTCGATGGTCGCGCCGATATTCAGCAGATGTTGCTCGACCAAGGTTTTTCGTGGGTCAGTTGCAAGTATCCGGCGCATGAGGCCGGTGAGGAACATCAGGAACCGACAGCGGCGGTTTATGAGAGCATTGTGGCTGCCCAGGCGGCGGCGCAACCTTATGTTTATCCCAGCGGTCTGGTGGAAGTTCCGATGAGTCCCATCAGCGACGTGAATGCGTTTCGCACGAAATTCTGGAAGCTGGAATATTTCAAAAAAGCGATCCGTCAGGGCGTGGAGTGGGCAATCGAGAATCGGGCATGTTATGATTTTCTAGCACATCCCAGTTGTTTAGTCGTTGAAGATCCCCAGGCGGAAACCATTCAAATGATTTGCGACATTGTGAACGACGCGGGTGACAAAGCCGTCATCGTCGATTGCGACACTATTGCCGAGCGCGCGCGGCTGCGGCACAAACCGAGCGCGGAGAACAAATAG
- a CDS encoding neutral/alkaline non-lysosomal ceramidase N-terminal domain-containing protein gives MFRSLIIASLLLLVTSPIFAEEQWQAGVARVSITPGAPMWMAGYASRKKPAEGTLAELYAKALVLEAGDNRMVFVTTDLIGIPRTLAVNVSRRVKEKYKLPRKSLLFNASHTHCGPELRPERDYFYGMAEAQAEQIGVYTEKLETALVELIGAALDDLQPATLSYAKSTADFAKNRRFPTDKGFVNRQYDEGPTDHDVPVLQVFSSAGERRAILFGYACHNTSTGIMEFNGDYAGFAQSDIEKDFPGVTALFVEGTGGDQNPYPRGKIELARQHGRELADAVKQAIHEPQQPLPPAIDSAFTEVELEFEPLPPRAALEADIESKNVYRQRKARYLLEKLDRNEPISLTYPCPIQAIRFGETLVMVAIGGEVVVDYSRLVKSTFRSVPFVWVAGYSNDVFGYLPSARVLAEGGYEAGGAMLYGPLPGPFTGSVQDRVMAGVRRVGTDVGFTFPKSLEKQQ, from the coding sequence GTGTTTCGATCACTGATTATCGCTTCACTGCTGCTGCTCGTCACCTCACCAATTTTTGCTGAGGAGCAATGGCAGGCTGGGGTGGCGCGGGTGTCGATTACGCCCGGCGCGCCGATGTGGATGGCGGGTTACGCCTCGCGCAAGAAACCGGCCGAGGGGACGTTGGCGGAATTGTACGCCAAGGCGCTGGTGCTCGAGGCGGGCGACAATCGCATGGTATTTGTCACCACTGATTTGATCGGGATTCCCCGCACCTTGGCGGTGAATGTTTCGCGGCGGGTGAAAGAGAAATACAAACTGCCCCGTAAATCGTTGTTATTCAATGCGTCGCACACGCATTGCGGACCGGAGTTGCGGCCGGAGCGGGATTACTTTTATGGCATGGCCGAAGCACAAGCGGAACAAATCGGCGTTTATACAGAAAAATTAGAAACGGCGCTGGTGGAATTGATCGGCGCTGCCTTAGACGATTTACAGCCCGCTACGCTCTCCTATGCCAAATCCACCGCCGACTTCGCCAAGAACCGCCGCTTTCCGACCGACAAAGGTTTCGTCAACCGCCAGTACGACGAGGGCCCGACCGATCACGACGTCCCAGTGCTCCAGGTATTTTCGTCCGCTGGTGAGCGACGGGCGATTCTGTTTGGCTATGCCTGTCACAACACCTCGACCGGGATCATGGAATTCAACGGCGACTACGCCGGATTTGCTCAGAGCGATATTGAAAAAGACTTTCCCGGCGTGACCGCGTTATTTGTGGAAGGGACCGGCGGCGATCAGAATCCTTATCCCCGTGGAAAAATCGAACTCGCGCGACAACATGGCCGGGAATTGGCCGATGCCGTGAAACAGGCCATCCACGAGCCGCAACAGCCGCTCCCGCCAGCGATCGATTCGGCGTTTACTGAAGTCGAATTGGAATTCGAGCCCCTCCCGCCCCGCGCAGCTTTGGAAGCGGACATAGAATCGAAAAATGTTTACCGACAGCGCAAAGCGCGTTATCTACTCGAAAAACTGGACCGCAACGAGCCGATCTCGCTGACCTACCCCTGTCCGATCCAGGCAATTCGGTTTGGTGAGACGCTGGTCATGGTAGCCATCGGGGGGGAAGTCGTCGTTGATTACTCGCGGTTGGTAAAATCCACGTTTCGCTCGGTGCCGTTTGTGTGGGTCGCAGGCTATAGTAATGATGTCTTCGGATATCTCCCCTCAGCGCGGGTGCTTGCCGAAGGAGGCTATGAAGCGGGCGGAGCGATGTTGTATGGTCCACTTCCCGGGCCATTTACCGGCAGCGTCCAGGACCGTGTGATGGCGGGAGTTCGCCGCGTGGGAACAGATGTGGGATTTACGTTTCCCAAATCGCTCGAAAAACAGCAATAA
- a CDS encoding PLDc N-terminal domain-containing protein: MEALIGLACMLPFILLSIAGTVFWIWMLVDCLTKEPSEGNDKIIWVLVIVFLQIIGAAVYYFVRRPERISQTGQ, translated from the coding sequence ATGGAAGCATTGATTGGTTTGGCATGCATGCTGCCGTTTATTCTGCTGTCGATCGCCGGTACAGTGTTTTGGATTTGGATGTTGGTCGATTGCCTGACCAAAGAACCCTCCGAGGGTAATGACAAAATCATTTGGGTCTTGGTGATCGTGTTTTTGCAAATCATCGGCGCTGCTGTGTATTACTTTGTGCGCCGCCCGGAGCGAATTAGTCAGACTGGGCAATGA
- a CDS encoding nucleoside hydrolase — MLLGSLHRLNCRRTLLLLIPCLVLPFMSQAATAKEPVKLIFDTDLGDDIDDAMALATIHALQSRGECELLAVTIVKDNELSGPAADAINTFYGRPDIPVGVVKKGVRPQESRFTGSLTNTKNGDKQRYPHTLLSGNDAPEATEVLRKTLVAQPDHSVVIAQVGYMTNLARLLNSPPDKISPLNGRDLVAKKVKLLSIMAGNFGPAKNKPEFNVVQDLASSKKLLTDWPTPVVISGYEIGLNIRYPWQSVEKDFGYVKHHPVHESYLAWDKKPHERPTWDLTSVLYAVRPDHGYFGLSDPGTSTVDDRKLTQFEFDPEGLHRYLTVTPEQIIRVREALVQLTSQPPDVLPEQ, encoded by the coding sequence ATGTTGTTGGGAAGTTTGCACCGCTTGAATTGCCGTCGCACCCTGTTGCTTCTGATTCCCTGTTTAGTCCTGCCTTTTATGTCGCAAGCCGCTACAGCCAAAGAGCCGGTGAAGTTGATTTTTGATACCGACTTGGGCGATGACATCGACGATGCGATGGCTCTGGCGACGATTCACGCGCTGCAATCGCGCGGGGAATGCGAGTTGCTGGCGGTGACGATTGTCAAAGACAACGAGTTGAGCGGACCGGCCGCCGATGCGATCAATACTTTCTACGGTCGACCGGATATCCCCGTGGGTGTCGTCAAAAAAGGGGTGCGGCCGCAAGAAAGCCGCTTCACCGGCAGTCTGACGAATACAAAAAATGGCGATAAACAGCGGTATCCTCACACATTACTCTCGGGCAACGATGCCCCCGAGGCGACCGAAGTGCTGCGAAAAACGCTTGTCGCGCAGCCGGACCATTCGGTGGTGATCGCGCAGGTCGGCTACATGACCAATCTCGCCCGTTTGTTGAACTCACCGCCGGATAAGATTTCACCACTCAACGGACGCGATTTGGTGGCAAAGAAAGTCAAACTGCTCTCCATCATGGCGGGCAACTTTGGCCCAGCCAAAAACAAACCGGAATTCAACGTCGTCCAGGACTTGGCGTCGTCGAAAAAACTCTTGACCGATTGGCCAACGCCGGTCGTGATCAGCGGTTACGAAATCGGCCTGAATATACGGTATCCATGGCAGAGCGTTGAAAAAGACTTCGGTTACGTCAAGCACCACCCCGTCCACGAATCCTATTTGGCCTGGGACAAAAAACCACACGAGCGGCCGACGTGGGATTTAACCAGCGTGCTGTATGCGGTCCGTCCCGATCATGGGTACTTCGGTCTGTCCGATCCAGGTACCTCCACCGTCGATGACCGCAAACTCACACAGTTCGAGTTTGATCCCGAGGGATTGCATCGTTACCTAACCGTAACACCGGAACAAATCATCCGCGTCCGCGAAGCGTTGGTCCAATTGACCAGCCAGCCGCCGGATGTGTTGCCGGAACAATAA
- a CDS encoding phytanoyl-CoA dioxygenase family protein: MSTAVDQQQLSDWTDAFARDGHICLPQFLAGDAMEELQDNLARYIRDVVPGLPATHAFYENREDPTTLKQMQYMQDEDSFFAELIRRDCFVDVAKSFLGEGVVTQGAEYFNKPAGLGKATPPHQDGYYFCLVPNKAVTFWIALDNIDEENGCLRYVTGSHNGGVRPHGASQILGFSQGVQDWGPADAARETKYILQPGDVLVHHSLTIHRADANTSNRSRRAMGLVYFAESAQVDPTLQQNYKDSLTNQHAGMGIATT; this comes from the coding sequence GTGAGCACGGCGGTTGATCAACAGCAATTGTCCGACTGGACTGACGCGTTCGCCCGAGACGGCCACATTTGCCTGCCGCAATTCCTCGCTGGCGATGCGATGGAAGAATTGCAGGACAATCTTGCTCGCTATATCCGTGACGTCGTGCCTGGGTTGCCGGCGACGCATGCGTTTTATGAGAATCGCGAAGATCCGACGACGCTCAAACAAATGCAATACATGCAAGACGAAGACTCGTTCTTCGCCGAATTGATCCGCCGCGACTGTTTTGTGGACGTCGCGAAATCGTTTCTGGGCGAGGGTGTGGTCACGCAAGGCGCGGAGTATTTCAACAAACCCGCCGGCCTGGGCAAAGCGACGCCGCCGCATCAGGACGGCTACTACTTTTGCTTGGTTCCCAACAAAGCGGTGACGTTTTGGATTGCGTTAGACAACATCGACGAAGAGAACGGTTGTCTGCGTTACGTGACCGGCTCACACAACGGCGGCGTCCGTCCGCACGGTGCGTCTCAGATCTTGGGATTCTCGCAAGGCGTGCAAGACTGGGGACCGGCCGACGCAGCCCGCGAGACGAAGTACATCCTGCAACCGGGCGATGTGCTGGTCCATCATTCGCTGACCATACACCGCGCCGACGCCAACACCAGCAACCGCTCGCGCCGCGCCATGGGCTTGGTCTATTTCGCTGAGAGCGCCCAAGTGGATCCGACCTTGCAGCAGAATTACAAGGACTCGTTGACGAACCAACATGCGGGAATGGGGATCGCAACGACATAG